One Peterkaempfera bronchialis DNA window includes the following coding sequences:
- a CDS encoding site-2 protease family protein, translating into MRSEGATVSETRGQSTSDGPRPDEPPRDPERPRPDPPRGGILMGRPFGVPVYVTPTWFVIAALITWIFGSQLESVLPELGGERYLVSFFFAVAFYGSVFIHELAHTLVALRYGLPVRRIQLQFFGGVSEIEKEAETPGREFWLAFAGPLLSLLLGGAFYLAMHLVTPGTVPGVLLAGLMVSNVIVAVFNLLPGLPLDGGRMLRAAVWRVTGRPMAGTVAAAWVGRCLAVAVLVGLPLLTALRTGPEASTTGTLTDAVLAAVLAAIIWNGAGQSLRTARLKEALPRLRVRALTRRAVAVTADTPLAEALRQAREVGARGIVVVDGRGTPSAVVRESAVLAVPEHRRPWTATGALSRDLTPGMRLPADSGGEELLEALRRSPASEYLVVEADGRMYGVLSLADVEQVFAAAMAGR; encoded by the coding sequence ATGCGATCTGAAGGGGCCACGGTGAGCGAGACCAGGGGGCAGTCGACATCGGACGGGCCCCGCCCCGACGAGCCCCCGCGCGACCCGGAGCGGCCCCGCCCCGATCCGCCGCGCGGCGGCATCCTGATGGGGCGCCCGTTCGGAGTCCCGGTCTATGTGACGCCCACCTGGTTCGTCATCGCCGCGCTGATCACCTGGATCTTCGGCAGTCAGCTGGAGTCGGTCCTGCCCGAGCTGGGCGGCGAACGCTATCTGGTCTCGTTCTTCTTCGCCGTCGCCTTCTACGGCTCGGTCTTCATCCACGAGCTCGCCCACACCCTGGTCGCGCTCCGCTACGGCCTGCCGGTGCGCCGCATCCAGCTCCAGTTCTTCGGCGGCGTCTCCGAGATCGAGAAGGAGGCGGAGACACCCGGCCGGGAGTTCTGGCTGGCCTTCGCCGGGCCGCTGCTCTCGCTGCTGCTGGGCGGCGCCTTCTACCTGGCCATGCACCTGGTCACGCCGGGCACGGTGCCCGGGGTGCTGCTGGCCGGCCTGATGGTGAGCAATGTCATCGTGGCCGTCTTCAACCTGCTGCCCGGACTCCCGCTGGACGGCGGCCGGATGCTGCGCGCCGCCGTGTGGCGCGTCACCGGGCGCCCCATGGCGGGCACCGTCGCCGCCGCCTGGGTCGGGCGCTGCCTGGCGGTCGCCGTGCTGGTCGGGCTGCCGCTGCTGACCGCGCTGCGCACCGGGCCCGAGGCGTCCACCACGGGCACCCTCACCGACGCGGTCCTCGCCGCCGTGCTCGCCGCCATCATCTGGAACGGCGCCGGCCAGTCCCTGCGCACCGCCCGGCTCAAGGAGGCACTGCCGAGGCTGCGGGTGCGCGCCCTGACCCGCCGGGCGGTGGCGGTCACCGCCGACACCCCGCTCGCCGAGGCGCTGCGGCAGGCCCGCGAGGTGGGCGCGCGCGGCATCGTGGTGGTCGACGGGCGCGGTACGCCCAGCGCGGTGGTCCGGGAGTCCGCGGTGCTCGCCGTGCCCGAGCACCGCCGCCCATGGACCGCCACCGGCGCCCTCTCCCGCGACCTGACGCCGGGCATGCGGCTCCCCGCCGACAGCGGCGGGGAGGAGCTGCTGGAGGCGCTGCGCCGCTCTCCGGCCAGCGAGTACCTGGTGGTCGAGGCGGACGGACGGATGTACGGGGTGCTGTCGCTCGCCGACGTGGAGCAGGTCTTCGCCGCCGCCATGGCCGGTCGCTGA
- a CDS encoding ChaB family protein gives MPSTLRRSGRKAQDTWAKAHDSAVQEYGEGERSHRTAYGALKHTHEKVGDHWEPKEKGRKGPSDPQSARPRNTGGRSSHGVDESASKDHLYGIAKELHIPGRSSMKKSELIQAIDKANRSSTRRARGS, from the coding sequence ATGCCCTCGACGCTGCGCCGGTCCGGCAGGAAGGCGCAGGACACCTGGGCCAAGGCGCACGACAGCGCCGTGCAGGAGTACGGCGAGGGCGAGCGGTCCCATCGCACGGCCTATGGCGCGCTGAAGCACACCCACGAGAAGGTGGGCGACCACTGGGAGCCCAAGGAGAAGGGCCGCAAGGGCCCCTCCGACCCGCAGTCGGCCCGCCCGCGCAACACCGGCGGCCGCTCCTCCCACGGCGTGGACGAGAGCGCCAGCAAGGACCATCTGTACGGGATCGCCAAGGAGCTGCACATCCCGGGCCGTTCCTCGATGAAGAAGTCCGAGCTGATCCAGGCGATCGACAAGGCCAACCGGTCGAGTACCCGGCGCGCTCGGGGGTCGTGA
- a CDS encoding ferredoxin has protein sequence MSATEPLEVWIDQDLCTGDGICAQYAPEVFELDIDGLAYVKGADEELRQQPGESVPVPLTVLQDVVDSAKECPGDCIHVRRVSDRVEVYGPDAE, from the coding sequence ATGTCGGCGACCGAGCCCCTCGAAGTGTGGATCGACCAGGATCTCTGCACCGGCGACGGGATCTGCGCGCAGTACGCGCCGGAGGTCTTCGAGCTCGACATCGACGGCCTGGCCTATGTGAAGGGCGCGGACGAGGAGCTTCGTCAGCAGCCCGGCGAGAGCGTGCCGGTGCCGCTGACCGTCCTTCAGGACGTGGTGGACTCGGCCAAGGAGTGCCCGGGCGACTGCATCCACGTCCGGCGGGTCAGCGACCGGGTCGAGGTCTACGGGCCGGACGCCGAGTAG
- the arc gene encoding proteasome ATPase, giving the protein MAAHDDDYNRSTGRPARGSEEAAQVSFLEQEIAVLRRKLADSPRHSRILEERIVELQTNLAGVTAQNERLAATLREARDQIVALKEEVDRLAQPPAGFGTFLSAVEDGTADIFTGGRKLRVSVSPGIDLDELRRGQEVLLNEAMNVVDALEFESIGEIVTLKEVLEDGERALVLGHTDEERVVRLAEPLRDLVLRSGDALLLEPRSGYVYEVIPKSEVEELVLEEVPDIDYRQIGGLANQIEQIRDAVELPYLHAELFQEYELRPPKGVLLYGPPGCGKTLIAKAVANSLAKKVAEVTGRPQGKSYFLNIKGPELLNKYVGETERQIRLVFQRAREKAGEGTPVIVFFDEMESLFRTRGSGVSSDVENTIVPQLLAEIDGVEGLENVIVIGASNREDMIDPAILRPGRLDVKIKIERPDAEAAKDIFSKYLKVTLPLHPDDLKEHGSSSEATVDAMIQSVVERMYSETEENRFLEVTYANGDKEVLYFKDFNSGAMIQNIVDRAKKMAIKDFLDHGQKGLRVSHLLAACVDEFKENEDLPNTTNPDDWARISGKKGERIVFIRTLVTGKQGAESGRSIDTVANTGQYL; this is encoded by the coding sequence GTGGCAGCCCACGATGACGACTACAACCGCAGCACCGGCAGGCCGGCTCGGGGTTCCGAGGAGGCCGCGCAGGTCTCGTTCCTTGAGCAGGAGATTGCTGTCCTGCGCCGTAAGCTCGCCGACTCGCCGCGCCACTCAAGGATCCTTGAGGAGCGCATTGTCGAGCTGCAGACCAACCTGGCCGGCGTAACGGCCCAGAACGAGCGGCTTGCCGCCACCCTCCGCGAGGCCCGCGACCAGATCGTGGCCCTCAAGGAGGAGGTGGACCGGCTCGCTCAGCCCCCTGCCGGGTTCGGCACCTTCCTCAGCGCCGTCGAGGACGGCACAGCGGACATCTTCACCGGCGGCCGCAAGCTGCGGGTGAGCGTCTCCCCCGGCATCGACCTCGACGAGCTCCGGCGCGGGCAGGAGGTCCTGCTCAACGAGGCGATGAATGTCGTGGACGCGCTGGAATTCGAGTCCATCGGCGAGATCGTCACCCTCAAGGAGGTCCTGGAGGACGGCGAGCGCGCCCTGGTGCTCGGTCACACCGACGAGGAGCGCGTGGTCCGGCTCGCCGAGCCGCTCCGCGACCTCGTCCTGCGGTCCGGTGACGCGCTGCTGCTGGAGCCCCGCTCCGGCTATGTCTACGAGGTGATCCCCAAGTCCGAGGTCGAGGAGCTCGTGCTGGAGGAGGTCCCCGACATCGACTACCGGCAGATCGGTGGCCTGGCCAACCAGATCGAGCAGATCCGGGACGCCGTCGAACTGCCCTACCTGCACGCCGAGCTCTTCCAGGAGTACGAGCTGCGCCCGCCCAAGGGCGTGCTGCTCTACGGGCCGCCCGGATGCGGCAAGACGCTCATCGCCAAGGCGGTGGCCAACTCGCTGGCCAAGAAGGTCGCCGAGGTCACCGGCCGCCCCCAGGGCAAGAGCTACTTCCTCAACATCAAGGGCCCGGAGCTGCTCAACAAGTACGTCGGCGAGACCGAGCGGCAGATCCGCCTGGTCTTCCAGCGGGCCCGGGAGAAGGCCGGCGAGGGCACCCCCGTGATCGTCTTCTTCGACGAGATGGAGTCCCTCTTCCGCACCCGGGGGTCCGGCGTCAGCTCCGACGTGGAGAACACCATCGTCCCCCAGCTGCTCGCCGAGATCGACGGTGTGGAGGGCCTGGAGAACGTCATCGTCATCGGCGCCTCCAACCGGGAGGACATGATCGACCCGGCGATCCTGCGGCCGGGCCGGCTGGATGTCAAGATCAAGATCGAGCGCCCGGACGCCGAGGCCGCCAAGGACATCTTCTCGAAGTACCTCAAGGTCACCCTGCCGCTGCACCCGGACGACCTCAAGGAGCACGGCTCCTCGTCCGAGGCCACCGTCGACGCCATGATCCAGTCCGTGGTGGAGCGGATGTACTCGGAGACCGAGGAGAACCGCTTCCTGGAGGTCACCTATGCCAACGGTGACAAGGAGGTCCTGTACTTCAAGGACTTCAACTCCGGCGCCATGATCCAGAACATCGTGGACCGGGCGAAGAAGATGGCCATCAAGGACTTCCTCGACCACGGCCAGAAGGGCCTGCGCGTCTCCCACCTGCTCGCCGCCTGCGTGGACGAGTTCAAGGAGAACGAGGACCTGCCCAACACCACCAACCCGGACGACTGGGCCCGCATCTCCGGCAAGAAGGGCGAGCGGATCGTCTTCATCCGCACGCTCGTCACCGGCAAGCAGGGCGCCGAGTCCGGCCGATCCATCGACACCGTGGCCAACACGGGTCAGTACCTGTAG
- a CDS encoding FKBP-type peptidyl-prolyl cis-trans isomerase — translation MPTVSGAAGKRADITLPSGAPSGKFVVSTVSEGTGAVVKKADWVTINYTAKDWTTGKDIPSSYDKGQKPQLYQAGSGQLIPAFDTSVVGRKVGSRVLVVAPPAAAFGSKGSSGLGVGPDDTLVFAVDILNAVPQDATLSGRSTPPPADLPQVKENGKAAATITVPKGATAPKELKSAVLIKGDGPKVTAGQKVVAQYTGALWPTGKKFDSSWDHGGATAFDIGTGNVIKGWDQGLVGQTVGSRVLLVIPPSLGYGDKAQGPIPANSTLVFVIDILQAV, via the coding sequence ATGCCCACGGTCTCCGGTGCGGCCGGGAAGCGGGCCGACATCACGCTGCCGTCCGGTGCACCCAGCGGCAAGTTCGTGGTCTCCACGGTCTCCGAGGGCACCGGGGCGGTGGTGAAGAAGGCGGACTGGGTGACGATCAACTACACCGCCAAGGACTGGACCACGGGGAAGGACATCCCCAGCTCCTATGACAAGGGCCAGAAGCCGCAGCTCTACCAGGCCGGTTCCGGGCAGCTGATCCCCGCCTTCGACACCAGTGTGGTGGGCCGCAAGGTGGGCAGCCGCGTCCTGGTGGTGGCCCCGCCGGCGGCGGCGTTCGGCAGCAAGGGCAGCTCGGGCCTGGGCGTCGGTCCGGATGACACGCTGGTCTTCGCGGTCGACATCCTGAACGCCGTGCCGCAGGACGCCACGCTCTCCGGCCGCAGCACCCCGCCGCCGGCCGACCTGCCGCAGGTGAAGGAGAACGGCAAGGCGGCGGCGACCATCACCGTGCCCAAGGGCGCCACGGCGCCCAAGGAGCTGAAGAGCGCGGTGCTGATCAAGGGCGACGGGCCGAAGGTGACTGCGGGGCAGAAGGTCGTCGCCCAGTACACCGGGGCGCTCTGGCCCACCGGGAAGAAGTTCGACTCCTCCTGGGACCACGGCGGGGCCACCGCCTTCGACATCGGCACCGGCAATGTGATCAAGGGCTGGGACCAGGGGCTGGTCGGCCAGACCGTGGGCAGCAGGGTGCTGCTGGTGATCCCGCCGTCGCTGGGCTACGGCGACAAGGCGCAGGGGCCGATCCCCGCCAATTCGACGCTGGTCTTCGTCATCGACATCCTCCAGGCCGTCTAG
- the dop gene encoding depupylase/deamidase Dop has protein sequence MSVRRVMGIETEYGISVPGHPNANAMLTSSQIVNAYAAAMQRARRARWDFEEENPLRDARGFDLAREAADSSQLTDEDIGLANIILTNGARFYVDHAHPEYSAPETTNPREAVLWDKAGERIMAAAAARAAELPGAQPIHLYKNNTDNKGASYGCHENYLMKRATPFADIVRHLTPFFVSRQVVCGAGRVGIGQDGSAHGFQISQRADYFEVEVGLETTLKRPIINTRDEPHADAEKYRRLHVIIGDANLSEISTYLKLGTTALVLSMIEDGFINVDLAVDQPVRTLHQVSHDPTLQRLVTLRNGRTLTAVQLQMEYCELAHKFVEDRYGADADEQTREVLDRWEDVLGRLERDPMSLSRELDWIAKKEILEGYRQRDGLGWESPRLHLVDLQYSDVRQEKGLYNRLVARGRFERLVDEDAVTRAAVKPPEDTRAYFRGRCLEQYAEHVAAASWDSVIFDLPGRDSLQRVPTLEPLRGTRNHVKELLDRCRTAEDLVRVLSGA, from the coding sequence ATGTCTGTACGGCGCGTGATGGGGATCGAGACCGAGTACGGTATCTCCGTTCCCGGCCACCCCAACGCCAACGCCATGCTCACCTCGTCCCAGATCGTCAACGCCTATGCGGCGGCGATGCAGCGGGCGAGGCGGGCCCGGTGGGACTTCGAGGAGGAGAACCCGCTCCGGGACGCCCGGGGCTTCGACCTCGCACGCGAGGCCGCGGACTCCAGCCAGCTCACCGACGAGGACATCGGCCTGGCCAACATCATCCTGACCAACGGGGCCCGGTTCTACGTCGACCACGCCCATCCGGAGTACAGCGCGCCCGAGACCACCAATCCGCGTGAGGCGGTGCTCTGGGACAAGGCCGGCGAGCGGATCATGGCAGCCGCCGCGGCCCGCGCCGCCGAGCTGCCCGGGGCCCAGCCGATCCACCTCTACAAGAACAACACCGACAACAAGGGCGCCTCCTACGGCTGCCATGAGAACTACCTGATGAAGCGGGCGACGCCGTTCGCCGACATCGTCCGCCACCTCACCCCGTTCTTCGTCTCCCGCCAGGTGGTCTGCGGCGCCGGCCGGGTCGGCATCGGCCAGGACGGCTCGGCGCACGGCTTCCAGATCAGCCAGCGCGCCGACTACTTCGAGGTCGAGGTCGGCCTGGAGACCACGCTCAAGCGGCCCATCATCAACACCCGCGACGAGCCGCACGCCGACGCCGAGAAGTACCGCCGGCTGCATGTGATCATCGGTGATGCCAACCTCTCCGAGATCTCCACCTACCTCAAGCTGGGCACCACCGCGCTGGTGCTCTCCATGATCGAGGACGGGTTCATCAATGTGGACCTGGCCGTGGACCAGCCGGTCCGCACCCTGCACCAGGTCTCCCACGACCCCACGCTGCAACGACTGGTCACACTGCGTAACGGCCGTACCCTCACGGCGGTCCAGCTCCAGATGGAGTACTGCGAGCTGGCCCACAAGTTCGTCGAGGACCGCTACGGGGCGGACGCCGACGAGCAGACCCGGGAGGTGCTGGACCGCTGGGAGGACGTGCTCGGGCGCCTGGAGCGGGACCCGATGAGCCTCAGCCGGGAGCTGGACTGGATCGCCAAGAAGGAGATCCTGGAGGGCTACCGGCAGCGGGACGGCCTCGGCTGGGAGAGCCCCCGGCTGCACCTGGTCGACCTCCAGTACTCCGACGTCCGGCAGGAGAAGGGCCTGTACAACCGCCTGGTGGCGCGTGGGCGCTTCGAGCGGCTGGTGGACGAGGACGCGGTCACCCGGGCGGCGGTGAAGCCGCCGGAGGACACCAGGGCCTACTTCCGGGGGCGCTGCCTGGAGCAGTACGCGGAGCATGTGGCCGCCGCCTCCTGGGACTCGGTGATCTTCGACCTGCCGGGCCGGGACTCGTTGCAGCGGGTGCCCACCCTGGAGCCGCTGCGCGGCACCCGCAACCACGTCAAGGAACTGCTGGACCGCTGCCGCACGGCCGAGGACCTGGTCAGGGTGCTGTCGGGGGCGTGA
- the pafA gene encoding Pup--protein ligase, with amino-acid sequence MDRRIFGLENEYGVTCTFRGQRRLSPDEVARYLFRRVVSWGRSSNVFLRNGARLYLDVGSHPEYATPECDDVTELVTHDKAGERILEGLLVDAERRLHEEGIAGDVYLFKNNTDSAGNSYGCHENYLVARHGEFSRLADILIPFLVTRQLICGAGKVLQTPRGAVYCVSQRAEHIWEGVSSATTRSRPIINTRDEPHADAERYRRLHVIVGDSNMSETTTLLKVGATDLVLRMIEAGTVMRDLTLENPIRAIREVSHDLTGRRQVRLANGREASALEVQEEYYAKAVEFAERRGIRTGTVDRVLDLWGRTLDAVRTEDLAKVGTEIDWVMKYQLIERYREKNGMSMSHPRVAQIDLAYHDIHRRRGLFYLLQNKGQAERVTTDLKTFQAKSVPPQTTRARLRGDFIRRAQEQRRDFTVDWVHLKLNDQAQRTVLCKDPFRSVDERVDKLIAGM; translated from the coding sequence ATGGACCGCCGCATTTTCGGGCTGGAGAACGAGTACGGTGTCACCTGCACGTTCCGGGGGCAGCGGCGCCTGTCCCCGGACGAAGTGGCGCGCTACCTCTTCCGCCGTGTCGTCTCGTGGGGCCGCAGCAGCAATGTGTTCCTGCGCAATGGCGCCCGCCTCTATCTGGACGTGGGTTCGCACCCGGAGTACGCCACTCCGGAGTGCGACGACGTCACCGAACTGGTCACTCACGACAAGGCCGGTGAACGCATCCTCGAAGGTCTGCTGGTGGACGCCGAGCGGCGTCTGCACGAGGAGGGCATCGCCGGGGACGTCTACCTCTTCAAGAACAACACCGACTCCGCCGGCAACTCCTACGGCTGCCACGAGAACTACCTGGTGGCCCGGCACGGGGAGTTCTCCCGGCTGGCGGACATCCTCATCCCGTTCCTGGTCACCCGCCAGCTGATCTGCGGCGCCGGCAAGGTGCTCCAGACGCCGCGCGGCGCCGTGTACTGCGTCAGCCAGCGCGCGGAGCACATCTGGGAGGGCGTCAGCTCGGCGACCACCCGCTCCCGCCCGATCATCAACACCCGCGACGAGCCGCACGCCGACGCCGAGCGCTACCGCAGGCTGCATGTCATCGTGGGCGACTCCAACATGTCGGAGACCACCACCCTGCTCAAGGTGGGCGCCACCGACCTGGTCCTCCGCATGATCGAGGCCGGCACGGTGATGCGGGACCTCACCCTGGAGAACCCCATCCGGGCGATCCGCGAGGTCAGCCATGACCTCACCGGCCGCCGCCAGGTCCGGCTGGCCAACGGCCGGGAGGCGTCCGCCCTGGAGGTCCAGGAGGAGTACTACGCCAAGGCCGTGGAGTTCGCGGAGCGGCGCGGAATCCGCACCGGCACCGTGGACCGGGTCCTGGACCTGTGGGGCCGCACCCTGGACGCGGTCCGCACCGAGGACCTGGCCAAGGTCGGAACCGAGATCGACTGGGTGATGAAATACCAGTTGATCGAGCGCTACCGGGAAAAGAACGGCATGAGCATGTCGCACCCCCGGGTGGCCCAGATCGACCTCGCCTACCACGACATCCACCGCCGCCGCGGCCTCTTCTACCTGCTCCAGAACAAGGGACAGGCGGAGCGGGTGACCACCGACCTCAAGACCTTCCAGGCCAAGTCGGTGCCGCCGCAGACCACCAGGGCACGGCTGCGCGGCGACTTCATCCGCCGCGCCCAGGAGCAGCGCCGCGACTTCACGGTGGACTGGGTCCACCTCAAGCTCAACGACCAGGCGCAGCGCACCGTCCTGTGCAAGGACCCCTTTCGCTCGGTGGACGAACGGGTGGACAAGCTGATCGCCGGGATGTGA
- the prcB gene encoding proteasome subunit beta gives MEANTHGTGRLPAAFLTPGSSSFIDFLAEHSPALLPGRRSLPGAPAVIEAPHGTTIVSASFDGGVVLAGDRRATMGNVIAQRDIEKVFPADEYSAVGIAGTAGLAVEMVRLFQLELEHYEKIEGAQLSLEGKANRLSTMIRSNLGMAMQGLAVVPLFAGYDLDLGRGRIFTYDVTGGRSEERGFAATGSGSVFARGALKKLYREGLTAEQASTLVVQALYDAADDDSATGGPDMARRIFPIVAVVSEDGFRRLPEDEVSEIARSVTARRLEQPDGPQAPLL, from the coding sequence GTGGAAGCCAACACTCACGGCACCGGGCGTCTACCGGCTGCCTTCCTGACCCCCGGGTCCTCCTCGTTCATCGACTTCCTCGCCGAGCACTCCCCGGCGCTGCTCCCCGGCCGCCGGTCGCTGCCGGGGGCGCCGGCGGTGATCGAGGCCCCGCACGGGACCACCATCGTCTCGGCGTCCTTCGACGGCGGCGTGGTGCTGGCCGGTGACCGGCGGGCCACCATGGGCAATGTCATCGCGCAGCGCGACATCGAGAAGGTCTTCCCGGCCGACGAGTACTCCGCGGTGGGGATCGCGGGCACCGCCGGCCTCGCCGTGGAGATGGTCCGGCTCTTCCAGCTGGAGCTGGAGCACTACGAGAAGATCGAGGGCGCCCAGCTCTCCCTGGAGGGCAAGGCCAACCGCCTCTCCACCATGATCCGCAGCAATCTGGGCATGGCGATGCAGGGCCTCGCCGTGGTGCCGCTCTTCGCCGGGTACGACCTGGACCTGGGCCGGGGCCGGATCTTCACCTACGACGTCACCGGCGGGCGCTCCGAGGAGCGCGGCTTCGCGGCCACCGGCTCGGGCTCGGTCTTCGCCCGGGGCGCGCTCAAGAAGCTGTACCGCGAGGGCCTGACCGCCGAGCAGGCGTCCACGCTGGTCGTCCAGGCCCTCTACGACGCGGCCGACGACGACTCCGCGACCGGCGGCCCGGACATGGCCCGGCGGATCTTCCCGATCGTCGCCGTGGTCTCCGAGGACGGCTTCCGCAGGCTGCCCGAGGACGAGGTCTCCGAGATCGCCCGCTCGGTGACCGCCAGGCGGCTGGAGCAGCCCGACGGCCCCCAGGCGCCCCTGCTGTAG
- a CDS encoding ubiquitin-like protein Pup yields MATKDTGGQQRANRSSEEVEEQAPEAQGSEELKERQEKLSDDVDAVLDEIDEVLESNAEDFVRGFVQKGGE; encoded by the coding sequence ATGGCGACCAAGGACACCGGCGGCCAGCAGCGGGCCAACCGCTCCTCCGAGGAGGTCGAGGAGCAGGCGCCCGAGGCGCAGGGCTCCGAGGAGCTCAAGGAGCGGCAGGAGAAGCTCTCCGACGACGTCGACGCGGTTCTGGACGAAATCGACGAGGTGCTCGAGTCGAATGCCGAGGACTTCGTCAGGGGGTTTGTCCAGAAGGGCGGCGAGTAG
- the prcA gene encoding proteasome subunit alpha, whose product MSTPFYVSPQQAMADRAEYARKGIARGRSVVVLTYTDGIVFVAENTSRALHKVSEIYDRIAYAAVGRYNEFENLRIGGVRYADLRGYSYDRADVTARGLANVYAQTLGTIFSSVGEKPYEVELIVAEVGKSPEDDQIYRLTPDGSVVDEHNSVVVGGNADSIGNYLGQRHRAGFTLAEALKLAVDSLARDPNGGTPRTITPEQLEVAVLDRSRPQKRKFKRVLGSQLSRLLEAGGGGDDAPVAPPIEKPDRSDGSGKPESSKGPEEPDAPEEPGGASEPPL is encoded by the coding sequence GTGTCGACGCCGTTCTACGTCTCACCCCAGCAGGCCATGGCGGACCGCGCCGAATACGCCCGCAAGGGCATCGCGCGGGGCCGCAGCGTGGTCGTGCTCACCTACACCGACGGCATCGTCTTCGTCGCGGAGAACACCTCCAGGGCGCTGCACAAGGTCAGCGAGATCTACGACCGCATCGCCTATGCCGCAGTCGGCCGCTACAACGAGTTCGAGAACCTGCGCATCGGCGGCGTCCGCTACGCCGACCTGCGCGGCTACTCCTACGACCGGGCCGATGTCACGGCGCGCGGCCTGGCGAACGTCTACGCCCAGACCCTCGGCACCATCTTCTCCTCGGTCGGCGAGAAGCCGTACGAGGTGGAGCTGATCGTGGCCGAGGTCGGCAAGAGCCCCGAGGACGACCAGATCTACCGCCTCACCCCCGACGGCTCCGTCGTCGACGAGCACAACAGCGTGGTGGTCGGCGGCAACGCCGACTCCATCGGCAACTACCTCGGCCAGCGGCACCGGGCCGGCTTCACCCTGGCCGAGGCGCTCAAGCTCGCGGTGGACTCGCTGGCCCGCGACCCCAACGGCGGCACCCCCCGGACCATCACCCCCGAGCAGCTGGAGGTGGCCGTGCTGGACCGCAGCCGCCCCCAGAAGCGGAAGTTCAAGCGGGTGCTGGGCAGCCAGCTCAGCCGTCTCCTGGAGGCCGGTGGCGGCGGCGACGACGCCCCGGTCGCCCCGCCCATCGAGAAGCCGGACCGGTCGGACGGCTCGGGCAAGCCGGAGAGCTCCAAGGGACCGGAGGAGCCGGACGCACCCGAGGAGCCCGGTGGCGCCTCGGAGCCGCCGCTCTAA
- a CDS encoding tRNA (adenine-N1)-methyltransferase: MSEPTGAARRRGPFQVGDQVQLTDPKGRHYTFTLEAGKNFHTHKGSFPHDELIGAPEGTVVRTTGNVAYLALRPLLPDYVLSMPRGAAVVYPKDAGQIISMADIFPGARVVEAGVGSGALSTYLLRAVGDQGSLSSYERRADFADIARKNVERYFGGPHPAWRLTVGDLQDNLVESDVDRVILDMLAPWECLDAVSKALVPGGLVCCYVATTTQMSRTVEALREHKTFTEPQAWETMVRTWHLEGLAVRPDHRMIGHTGFLLTARRLADGVEPPLRRRRPSKGAYGEDYEAAAGGGAS; the protein is encoded by the coding sequence ATGTCCGAACCGACCGGTGCCGCCCGCCGTCGCGGGCCCTTCCAGGTCGGGGACCAGGTCCAGCTCACCGACCCCAAGGGACGCCACTACACGTTCACGCTCGAAGCCGGGAAGAACTTCCATACCCACAAGGGTTCCTTCCCGCACGACGAGCTGATCGGTGCCCCTGAGGGCACTGTCGTGCGTACCACGGGAAACGTCGCCTACCTCGCGCTGCGTCCCCTGCTCCCCGACTACGTCCTGTCCATGCCGCGCGGTGCCGCGGTGGTCTACCCCAAGGACGCGGGGCAGATCATCTCGATGGCCGACATCTTCCCCGGTGCCCGGGTGGTCGAGGCGGGTGTCGGCTCCGGAGCGCTCTCCACGTACCTGCTGCGCGCCGTGGGAGACCAGGGTTCGCTCTCCTCCTACGAGCGCCGGGCCGACTTCGCGGACATCGCCCGCAAGAACGTCGAGCGCTACTTCGGCGGCCCCCACCCGGCCTGGCGGCTCACCGTCGGCGACCTCCAGGACAACCTGGTCGAGAGCGACGTCGACCGCGTCATCCTGGACATGCTGGCCCCCTGGGAGTGCCTGGACGCGGTCTCCAAGGCGCTGGTGCCCGGCGGTCTGGTCTGCTGCTACGTGGCCACCACCACGCAGATGTCCCGCACCGTCGAGGCGCTGCGCGAGCACAAGACCTTCACCGAGCCGCAGGCCTGGGAGACCATGGTCCGCACCTGGCACCTGGAGGGCCTGGCGGTCCGCCCGGACCACCGCATGATCGGCCACACCGGCTTCCTGCTCACCGCCCGCCGGCTGGCCGACGGTGTGGAGCCCCCGCTGCGCCGCCGCCGCCCCTCCAAGGGCGCCTACGGCGAGGACTACGAGGCTGCGGCGGGCGGCGGCGCGAGCTGA